From one Gracilibacillus salinarum genomic stretch:
- a CDS encoding J domain-containing protein, with product MTKETIENHYEILGINANIDESSISEKYRKAIQEYSPETDPEGLEKLQKAYEILKDPIKRKEYDIYRKYGDKEGSLIENALSAIQHNDSKKAEDLLQQADPDNLVVKAGLMQVAGLRKDRQEVESWFADIFTTVLYPEEAAIMFSIKANVLFGMGDIKEAIETLQQGMESIPEHTPVFAITLANLYDEIGESEKALETLEHSVSVDGNDTLNNGPLYILWLEMVIMYKEWSALSNVQRTFEKFIKHVTRQEDRDDLYHQLMLKCSEHHKQEKYREAEVYLNLLTFLTDKNDPEIKQLQDDIKNNARIQKELGKVAGDEDIFPMVHIKAAEWFYSYKCLPEHIADLLNEESPSTIEDFETHKAEYAAGIVKLRKKYPLLYKQYKEKWDSIFAELTADFNRKLRRDLLKVK from the coding sequence GTGACGAAAGAAACAATCGAAAATCATTATGAAATCCTTGGAATCAACGCTAATATTGACGAGAGTAGCATTAGTGAGAAATATAGGAAGGCAATACAAGAGTATTCGCCCGAAACAGACCCAGAAGGATTGGAAAAGCTACAGAAAGCATATGAAATATTAAAAGATCCAATCAAACGGAAGGAATACGATATCTACCGTAAGTACGGAGATAAGGAAGGGTCTTTGATAGAGAATGCGCTATCCGCGATCCAGCATAATGACAGCAAGAAAGCTGAAGACCTGCTTCAACAAGCAGACCCTGACAATTTAGTAGTGAAGGCTGGATTGATGCAAGTAGCCGGCTTGAGAAAAGACAGACAGGAAGTAGAAAGCTGGTTTGCGGATATTTTCACAACTGTTTTATATCCGGAAGAAGCGGCCATTATGTTCTCCATAAAGGCAAATGTTTTATTTGGGATGGGAGATATAAAGGAAGCGATTGAAACGTTACAGCAAGGAATGGAGAGTATTCCAGAGCACACGCCGGTTTTTGCGATCACCCTTGCAAACCTTTATGATGAAATAGGAGAAAGTGAGAAGGCGCTGGAAACGCTGGAACATTCCGTTTCAGTGGATGGTAATGATACGTTAAATAATGGTCCCCTTTATATATTATGGTTGGAAATGGTCATCATGTATAAAGAGTGGTCTGCCTTATCAAACGTACAGCGTACATTCGAAAAATTTATAAAACATGTAACGCGTCAAGAGGACAGAGATGATCTGTACCATCAGTTAATGTTGAAATGCAGCGAGCATCATAAGCAGGAGAAATATCGAGAAGCGGAAGTCTACTTGAACTTGCTTACATTCTTAACAGATAAAAACGATCCGGAGATCAAGCAGTTACAAGATGATATAAAAAACAACGCACGGATCCAAAAAGAGCTAGGGAAAGTTGCCGGTGATGAAGATATCTTTCCGATGGTTCATATAAAGGCAGCGGAATGGTTTTACTCGTATAAATGTCTGCCAGAGCACATAGCAGACTTGCTGAATGAAGAATCACCATCTACTATAGAAGACTTTGAAACACATAAAGCAGAATATGCCGCTGGAATTGTAAAGCTGCGCAAGAAATATCCGCTTCTTTATAAACAGTACAAGGAAAAGTGGGATAGTATATTTGCTGAGTTAACAGCAGATTTTAACCGGAAACTGCGCCGGGATTTGTTGAAGGTTAAATAG
- a CDS encoding SWIM zinc finger family protein, with protein sequence MNLNDFEQYSNEVIVSRGKDYYEWQHVNAVQESRPGHYTAIVNGSEEYHIEVKMDEAENIQYSSCNCPYDVGDICKHEAAVFFALRNRNASFAYGKDRKEPALQDLLQGLTKQDLIQIVVEYADRNAEMEQELRLHYGPQKSGVSASKELIQQYIELAEVDGFVHFRNASRAVKGAELVLEKMEESIDDEEIKMAVLLGETVLSEMIDLLQYCDDSGGDVGMVIEEALDKIDIAILRGEDILSDSEKREIVQKLIEVARQDKYKGWNDWRFTLLQCCVPFCHLTDCRTMLEEELETILTEKNSDNWSASFDREQIKLIQLDLIEQFDPVEKREAFLESNIDSSKFRKRVIHDNVDQANYEKVVALCLDGEERDKQYPGLERQWQEYRYQAYEALHDEPNQKSLGMSLLLNGDYDYFLKIKQLYSEKEWPQVLEYITDHLSQTGFNGNVYVRILKEEGLTEKLLAYCQNHPGTIADLYPHLQKEYPEHVTDIFIEFIHVMAERSSNRKGYRDVCRVIKTFRKACGQEKANVIIKELESKYYRKPAFLDELARV encoded by the coding sequence TTGAATTTAAATGATTTTGAACAATATAGTAACGAAGTAATTGTGTCGCGAGGCAAGGACTATTATGAATGGCAACATGTAAATGCTGTTCAAGAGTCAAGGCCGGGCCATTATACCGCTATAGTCAACGGTTCTGAAGAGTATCATATTGAGGTAAAAATGGATGAAGCGGAAAACATACAATATTCCAGCTGCAACTGCCCGTATGATGTTGGTGATATATGTAAGCATGAGGCAGCTGTTTTCTTTGCATTGCGAAATAGAAATGCTTCTTTTGCTTATGGTAAAGATAGGAAGGAACCAGCATTACAAGATCTCTTACAAGGTTTGACGAAGCAAGACTTAATTCAAATAGTAGTGGAATATGCTGATCGTAATGCTGAAATGGAACAAGAGCTGCGTCTTCACTATGGACCTCAGAAGAGTGGAGTATCAGCATCTAAGGAATTAATTCAGCAATATATTGAACTGGCTGAAGTAGATGGATTTGTTCATTTTCGAAATGCCAGTCGTGCAGTAAAAGGTGCAGAATTGGTACTAGAAAAAATGGAAGAAAGTATAGATGATGAGGAAATCAAAATGGCGGTTCTACTTGGTGAGACCGTCTTGTCTGAAATGATAGATTTATTGCAATATTGTGATGATTCCGGTGGTGATGTCGGTATGGTCATTGAAGAGGCACTAGATAAGATAGATATCGCAATATTGCGAGGCGAAGATATTCTGAGCGATTCTGAAAAAAGAGAGATCGTTCAAAAGCTGATAGAAGTAGCAAGACAGGATAAGTACAAAGGCTGGAATGATTGGCGGTTTACCTTACTTCAATGTTGTGTCCCGTTTTGTCATCTTACAGACTGCCGGACCATGCTGGAAGAAGAGCTTGAAACGATTTTAACTGAAAAAAACAGCGACAACTGGAGTGCTTCTTTTGATCGTGAACAGATAAAACTTATTCAGTTGGATTTAATTGAACAATTTGATCCAGTAGAAAAACGGGAGGCATTCCTGGAAAGCAACATAGATTCATCTAAATTCAGAAAGCGTGTGATCCATGATAATGTTGATCAAGCAAACTATGAAAAAGTAGTAGCGTTATGCTTAGACGGTGAAGAGAGAGACAAGCAATATCCTGGCCTTGAACGTCAATGGCAGGAATATCGTTATCAGGCATATGAAGCGTTGCATGATGAACCCAATCAAAAATCATTAGGTATGTCATTATTACTGAATGGAGATTATGACTACTTTCTAAAGATAAAGCAGTTATACAGCGAGAAAGAATGGCCGCAAGTCCTAGAGTATATCACGGACCATTTATCGCAAACGGGTTTTAATGGTAACGTCTATGTCCGTATTTTAAAAGAAGAAGGGTTAACCGAAAAGCTTTTAGCGTATTGCCAGAATCACCCTGGTACTATTGCAGATCTCTATCCTCATCTACAAAAGGAGTATCCAGAACACGTAACTGATATTTTTATAGAATTTATACATGTAATGGCTGAAAGATCCTCAAACAGGAAAGGATACCGAGATGTGTGCAGGGTCATAAAAACATTCAGAAAAGCATGTGGGCAAGAAAAAGCTAATGTTATCATCAAGGAGCTAGAAAGCAAATATTATAGAAAACCAGCATTTTTGGATGAATTGGCACGGGTGTGA
- a CDS encoding Hsp70 family protein produces MSKEDKNQGFRPIVGIDLGTTNSAVAHIHQGKPEIIPAKDGSEIVPSVVLIDPNQNVIVGEDARAALIGMPDRTKATVKREMGETASIPISGKNYLPEEVSAMILQSLKEQVDERLGEGEKEAVITVPAYFTDEQRKATKKAGELAGFIVERIINEPTAAALAYGLQNLEENRHILVYDLGGGTFDVSVVEMMDGILEVKASTGNSKLGGEDFDWLLVEWLAEAMLSEHGVDPRQDVRGKALLKEEAEKIKKQLSAEEQVDIAIPVVVMKNEKPLGLYKTITRDSFVTLISPLLDETMAKVEDVLTDAELAADGIDNVLLVGGSTRIPKVHALIEDYFQQSPQSNIDPDLTVAYGAAVQGGLKSGALSDSGMIVTDVAPFSMGIAVIEDVMDELLSYKAIIPRNTTIPVTRSESFCTVVDHQTEVHIQIFQGEHELARDNHFLNEFVLKGLPASPAGAEAVEVTFRYNLNGILEVTAASVSTGESMTVTLQDAMDRSSEEALQQSKEKVEAAYQGEDELPEFDQPDLFDLLDEDAELEELLKEAKQWKNRCKEAEKTLSGEDKVQVQHCLDDLNEAIAVVDEVLLEEAIDEVTDLFMDLEL; encoded by the coding sequence ATGAGTAAGGAAGATAAAAATCAGGGGTTTCGTCCGATCGTCGGGATTGACTTAGGTACTACGAACTCAGCGGTGGCTCATATTCATCAAGGTAAACCAGAAATAATCCCCGCTAAAGATGGCAGTGAGATTGTTCCGTCCGTTGTGCTGATCGATCCTAATCAGAATGTGATCGTGGGGGAAGATGCCCGCGCCGCCCTGATAGGGATGCCAGACAGAACGAAGGCCACCGTGAAACGGGAAATGGGTGAAACAGCCAGCATCCCGATTTCCGGCAAAAACTACTTACCGGAAGAAGTGTCGGCAATGATCCTGCAGAGCTTGAAGGAGCAGGTAGATGAGCGATTAGGTGAAGGAGAGAAAGAGGCAGTCATTACCGTACCAGCCTACTTCACCGACGAACAACGAAAAGCAACGAAAAAAGCAGGAGAACTGGCAGGTTTCATCGTGGAACGAATTATCAATGAACCAACGGCTGCTGCGCTAGCTTATGGATTGCAGAACCTAGAGGAAAATCGTCACATACTCGTTTATGACTTAGGTGGCGGGACGTTCGATGTCTCCGTCGTGGAAATGATGGATGGTATCCTGGAGGTAAAAGCATCGACCGGAAATAGCAAGCTGGGCGGGGAAGATTTTGATTGGCTGTTAGTAGAATGGCTGGCAGAAGCGATGCTGTCAGAACATGGCGTAGACCCGCGTCAGGATGTTCGCGGAAAGGCTTTGTTGAAAGAGGAAGCAGAAAAAATAAAAAAGCAGCTGTCTGCTGAAGAGCAAGTTGATATCGCCATCCCGGTTGTCGTAATGAAGAACGAGAAGCCATTAGGATTATACAAAACCATAACTCGTGATAGCTTTGTCACCTTGATCTCCCCATTACTTGATGAAACGATGGCCAAGGTGGAAGATGTGTTAACAGATGCAGAACTGGCTGCAGATGGAATTGATAACGTATTACTGGTCGGCGGCTCGACAAGGATTCCGAAAGTACATGCCTTAATTGAGGACTATTTCCAACAATCGCCGCAGAGCAATATCGATCCGGACCTGACCGTTGCTTATGGTGCTGCTGTCCAGGGTGGATTGAAATCTGGTGCATTGTCGGACAGTGGGATGATTGTGACGGATGTAGCCCCATTTTCCATGGGTATCGCGGTGATCGAAGACGTCATGGATGAACTGTTAAGTTACAAGGCCATTATTCCGAGAAATACAACCATTCCGGTAACGCGTTCGGAATCATTCTGTACAGTGGTGGACCATCAGACAGAAGTGCATATCCAAATTTTCCAGGGCGAACACGAGTTAGCCAGAGACAATCACTTTTTAAATGAATTTGTATTAAAAGGACTGCCAGCTAGTCCCGCTGGTGCGGAGGCAGTGGAAGTCACTTTCCGTTATAATCTGAACGGTATTTTAGAAGTAACAGCTGCCAGTGTATCGACAGGTGAATCGATGACAGTAACGCTGCAGGATGCGATGGACCGCAGTTCGGAAGAAGCATTACAACAGAGCAAGGAAAAAGTAGAAGCAGCCTATCAAGGAGAGGACGAGCTGCCGGAATTTGATCAGCCGGACTTATTTGATCTGCTGGATGAGGATGCCGAGCTGGAGGAGTTGCTTAAAGAGGCAAAACAATGGAAGAACCGTTGCAAGGAAGCTGAAAAAACGTTATCCGGTGAGGACAAGGTACAAGTCCAGCATTGTTTAGATGATCTAAATGAGGCCATAGCCGTAGTCGACGAGGTGTTATTAGAAGAGGCTATTGATGAGGTAACAGACTTATTTATGGATCTTGAGTTATAA
- the grpE gene encoding nucleotide exchange factor GrpE, which translates to MNWQFWRKNSDEKENKHDELERLQQQVDELQEHVLKVTDQLKKLSRHQVKTSKNIEEKLDNLPSVLSIQTERDKLSNENNQYQHRQKQQIESHLAMIDEMDHVSSGIKEADKQWEEMLKHWIQTMLTDLKNIGVYEVEVLGKGFDPQLAESMQTVAKSELASTPSVPYQVVEVLKRGFVNEQGKVIRKAQVITVEGDVHE; encoded by the coding sequence ATGAATTGGCAATTTTGGCGTAAGAATTCAGACGAAAAAGAAAATAAGCATGACGAACTGGAACGTCTGCAACAACAAGTGGATGAGTTACAGGAGCATGTGTTGAAAGTGACCGATCAATTGAAAAAATTGTCCAGACACCAGGTGAAAACGAGCAAGAACATCGAAGAAAAACTGGACAACTTACCATCTGTCCTGTCTATACAGACGGAACGTGACAAGCTATCAAATGAAAATAACCAGTATCAACATCGGCAAAAGCAACAGATAGAATCCCATTTGGCGATGATTGATGAAATGGATCACGTATCATCGGGAATTAAGGAAGCAGATAAACAATGGGAAGAAATGCTCAAGCATTGGATACAAACTATGCTCACTGACCTGAAGAACATAGGCGTATATGAAGTGGAAGTCTTGGGGAAAGGCTTTGATCCACAGCTAGCAGAATCCATGCAAACGGTTGCCAAATCAGAACTGGCTAGTACACCAAGCGTTCCATATCAAGTAGTCGAGGTGCTGAAAAGAGGGTTTGTTAACGAGCAAGGCAAAGTGATCCGCAAGGCACAGGTCATAACAGTAGAGGGGGATGTACATGAGTAA
- a CDS encoding helix-turn-helix transcriptional regulator produces MSKLSNCLQMIQILMARPKMKIDDLAKELDVKPRMIRHYRDELEKAGIYIESERGVNGGYSLDKRSILPIRNFNSTEVQELQIAIKAYISRQPEEDGTLSNALEKIKAGQRDQSLSSKHFYFANDYLINTEVGNESEHYKKLYQAFYNRQKVMITYEAASTNKVTERMINPYAFVVYDENIYCVAYCEHKLDMRTFKIIRIHQVEALEDTYDIPADFDIREQFPQLGFIREPMEVELVIETPFSNQVKESIYSENQVIEELPNNAIRFKATLNGSHSIKRWILGMGPKATVIGPDDLRKEIELEVEQMLQQYKR; encoded by the coding sequence ATGAGTAAATTAAGTAATTGCCTGCAAATGATTCAAATTCTGATGGCGCGGCCAAAGATGAAAATTGATGATTTGGCAAAAGAGCTAGATGTGAAACCGAGAATGATACGTCATTACCGTGATGAATTAGAAAAGGCCGGTATTTACATAGAGAGTGAACGTGGAGTAAATGGTGGATATTCTTTGGACAAAAGATCGATTCTACCGATTCGAAACTTTAATTCTACCGAAGTGCAGGAGCTGCAAATTGCAATCAAAGCTTATATATCCAGACAGCCTGAAGAGGACGGGACATTAAGTAATGCATTAGAAAAGATCAAGGCAGGTCAGCGTGATCAGTCATTAAGCAGCAAGCATTTCTATTTTGCCAATGACTATTTGATTAATACGGAAGTGGGAAATGAATCAGAGCATTATAAGAAATTATATCAAGCGTTCTACAATCGTCAGAAGGTGATGATTACATATGAAGCAGCATCGACGAATAAAGTAACGGAGCGCATGATAAATCCCTATGCTTTTGTTGTATATGATGAGAATATCTACTGTGTGGCATATTGTGAGCACAAGTTAGATATGCGGACATTCAAGATTATTCGTATTCATCAGGTCGAAGCCTTGGAGGATACATATGATATACCGGCAGATTTCGATATTCGTGAGCAGTTCCCGCAGCTAGGGTTTATCCGGGAACCTATGGAAGTGGAGCTGGTGATTGAGACACCTTTCTCCAATCAGGTCAAAGAATCGATTTACAGTGAAAATCAAGTGATTGAGGAGCTGCCCAATAATGCTATACGATTCAAGGCGACATTGAATGGTTCCCACTCAATCAAGAGATGGATCCTAGGCATGGGACCGAAAGCAACCGTCATTGGCCCCGATGATTTAAGAAAAGAAATTGAGTTGGAAGTGGAACAGATGTTACAGCAATATAAAAGATAG
- a CDS encoding spr1629 family repressor/antitoxin, translating into MFIGENLTNLRIMHGYSRKQLSDMLNVTEQAVWQYENNYTSPKMQIVNDLKTIFHVKSKYYYQKDILNRYVALDTIPVMNIAYGSKIINVLSRTQAEAKHLEYVDSFVNYITAHLSLPSQQIIQLREEVIHYLNTSNEDRESQINKVAKLTRQRLSLRNDTNDNLLFHLEKSGIFIFEKAIGEEIDAYSLWTKQDRPFIILGSLKRSAVRRNFDLAHELGHLLLHYKVEFTTLDRKEHKALEQEANMFAGAFLLPEEAFAEDMQHIVSVTNPDAYIDLKQKWKTSLQVLGYRAVHLKILDAKKHRNFYAALHRKGYLKREPLDETIPIQKPQKMKSIIDLVVKKKLIDIREMLERDWMVDITFLHRITGIESSFFDNYMHQQQDFELLHVAEISSNLKEM; encoded by the coding sequence ATGTTTATCGGTGAAAATTTAACTAATCTTCGTATCATGCATGGCTATTCACGCAAACAGCTCTCTGACATGTTAAACGTTACAGAACAAGCAGTATGGCAGTACGAAAATAATTACACATCTCCAAAAATGCAAATAGTAAATGATTTAAAAACGATTTTCCATGTTAAAAGTAAATATTATTATCAAAAAGATATCTTAAATCGTTACGTAGCATTAGATACTATACCTGTTATGAATATTGCCTACGGGTCAAAGATCATAAATGTCTTATCTAGAACACAAGCAGAAGCAAAACACCTTGAATATGTAGACAGTTTTGTAAACTATATAACGGCTCATTTATCATTACCATCACAACAGATTATCCAATTAAGAGAAGAAGTCATTCACTATTTAAATACTTCTAATGAGGATCGAGAATCACAAATAAATAAAGTCGCTAAGCTTACACGCCAACGATTAAGTCTTCGTAATGATACAAATGATAATTTGTTGTTTCATTTAGAAAAGAGCGGAATATTTATTTTTGAAAAGGCGATTGGTGAGGAAATTGATGCGTATAGTTTGTGGACAAAGCAAGATCGGCCATTCATTATTTTAGGAAGTTTAAAACGGTCAGCAGTTCGTAGAAATTTCGATCTGGCACATGAACTTGGTCACTTATTACTTCACTACAAAGTTGAATTTACCACCTTAGATCGCAAAGAGCACAAAGCTTTGGAGCAAGAAGCTAATATGTTTGCCGGGGCTTTCTTATTACCTGAGGAGGCATTTGCAGAAGACATGCAACACATCGTCTCTGTTACCAATCCTGATGCCTATATCGATCTTAAGCAGAAATGGAAAACGTCACTGCAGGTATTAGGCTACCGAGCCGTTCATTTAAAAATCTTAGATGCCAAAAAACATCGCAACTTTTATGCAGCACTTCATCGTAAAGGCTATCTCAAGAGAGAACCTCTCGATGAAACAATACCGATCCAAAAGCCACAAAAGATGAAATCGATTATTGATCTAGTAGTGAAAAAGAAATTGATTGACATCCGCGAGATGCTTGAAAGAGATTGGATGGTAGATATAACGTTCTTACACCGGATAACAGGTATTGAATCAAGCTTCTTTGACAACTACATGCATCAGCAGCAAGATTTTGAGCTACTACATGTGGCGGAGATTTCTTCAAATCTGAAAGAAATGTAG
- a CDS encoding J domain-containing protein, with protein MAKEKIENYYKILGTTANIGQGRIKEKYIKAVKEHPPETDPEGFEKVRKAYETLKDPIKRKEYDFLRKYGGKEEDLLENALSAIEQGDAKKAEDLLQRADKLTSNNLIVKAGFMQLAGLKNDLEEVESIFTDILTSVSDPEEVAIMHSVKVKVLTDMECMEEAIETLHQGMERVPEYTPVLAMSLAVLYAEIGKFKNAMKTMENSVSEDGTDTINDGPIYLLWLEMVVVSREWSALSKVQSKFKKHMKNITNQEDRDELYEQLMASFSGHYQLAEYREAEVYINLLTFLSDKNDPELKQLQFEVKNNARAQKELDRLGGDEDMFPLLYLKGFQWFYADKLPAEEVASVLDGIPLSVVAEFEEEKEDFAAGIIKLRKKYPVLYKQFKDSWDSLFDELTEGFNRQMKRDLKKVK; from the coding sequence ATGGCGAAAGAAAAAATCGAAAATTATTATAAAATTCTAGGAACCACTGCCAATATTGGACAGGGCAGAATTAAAGAGAAATATATTAAGGCAGTGAAAGAGCATCCACCCGAAACAGACCCAGAAGGCTTCGAAAAGGTGCGAAAAGCGTATGAAACGCTAAAAGATCCGATCAAACGAAAAGAATATGACTTCTTACGCAAATACGGAGGCAAGGAAGAGGATTTGCTGGAAAATGCTCTATCCGCAATCGAGCAGGGTGATGCCAAGAAAGCAGAAGATCTGCTTCAACGGGCAGACAAGCTAACTTCTAACAATTTAATCGTGAAGGCCGGATTTATGCAATTAGCCGGCTTAAAAAACGACCTGGAGGAAGTAGAAAGCATATTTACGGATATCTTAACCTCTGTTTCCGATCCTGAAGAAGTGGCAATTATGCACTCGGTAAAAGTAAAAGTGTTAACCGATATGGAATGTATGGAGGAAGCGATTGAAACGCTGCATCAAGGTATGGAGCGGGTTCCAGAGTACACGCCGGTTTTGGCGATGTCTCTTGCGGTCCTTTATGCTGAAATAGGGAAATTTAAGAACGCGATGAAAACGATGGAGAATTCCGTTTCGGAGGACGGTACCGACACAATAAATGACGGTCCCATTTATCTCTTATGGCTGGAAATGGTCGTCGTGTCCAGAGAGTGGTCAGCCTTATCGAAAGTACAGAGTAAATTTAAAAAACATATGAAAAATATCACCAATCAAGAAGACAGAGATGAGTTGTACGAGCAGTTAATGGCTAGTTTTAGCGGGCATTATCAGCTTGCGGAATATAGAGAAGCGGAAGTCTATATTAACTTGCTTACATTCTTATCAGATAAGAACGATCCTGAACTGAAACAATTACAATTTGAAGTAAAGAACAACGCACGGGCCCAGAAGGAATTAGACAGACTTGGCGGGGATGAAGACATGTTTCCGCTGCTTTATCTGAAAGGATTCCAATGGTTTTATGCCGACAAATTGCCAGCAGAGGAAGTAGCGTCCGTACTTGATGGCATCCCACTGTCTGTTGTAGCAGAATTTGAAGAAGAGAAAGAAGACTTCGCAGCCGGAATCATTAAGCTGCGCAAAAAATATCCGGTACTGTATAAGCAGTTCAAAGATAGTTGGGATAGCTTGTTTGATGAGTTAACGGAAGGGTTTAACCGGCAAATGAAACGCGATTTGAAGAAGGTTAAATAG